In Ignavibacteriales bacterium, the following proteins share a genomic window:
- the murF gene encoding UDP-N-acetylmuramoyl-tripeptide--D-alanyl-D-alanine ligase: MTFTGKDILALPHVQALGFERSKGLLCDGISTDSRTVGHGKLFIALHGEKFDGHNFITKAVESGAAAIIADAKWAEANPIMVSSLNLPRLIVEDTVTAFGQLANLHRKKFKIPVVVIGGSNGKTTTKEMVSSVLRTKFRVLSTEGNLNNHIGVPQTLLRLERQHQIAVVEIGTNHFGEIAHLCSVAEPTHVLITNVGREHLEFFGTVEGVAKAEGEAFEWIRKNRRSKAVGFINQDDVRVRKQAKGLRKAITFGFNKGPAMLKGKILSFDDNARALLEMKPKGKKAFRVQVAVPGHHNAMNALAAAAVGLAFKVPAKRIAEALSSFTSASKRMQVLKLDRITVLNDTYNSNPDSALAALNVLEGVISKGKKIAVLADMLELGKNAADEHGRIGREVAKSGVRHLLTYGPLSQNTHIESTVVFKSHFAEKKPLCEHLAELISPGDVVLVKGSRGMKMEEVVAFLEERFKPTQNAPDQAA; the protein is encoded by the coding sequence ATGACGTTCACGGGAAAAGATATACTGGCTCTTCCCCACGTTCAGGCGCTCGGCTTCGAGCGATCAAAGGGCCTGCTGTGCGACGGCATTTCGACCGACTCGCGGACAGTCGGGCATGGGAAGCTCTTCATCGCGCTGCATGGAGAAAAATTCGACGGACATAATTTTATCACGAAGGCGGTCGAGTCGGGTGCCGCTGCGATCATCGCTGACGCGAAGTGGGCTGAAGCGAACCCGATCATGGTTTCGAGTCTGAACCTGCCCCGGCTGATCGTCGAAGATACCGTCACAGCGTTTGGACAACTGGCGAATCTTCACCGGAAGAAATTCAAGATCCCGGTCGTAGTTATCGGAGGAAGCAACGGAAAGACAACGACGAAGGAGATGGTTTCCTCGGTGCTCCGGACAAAGTTCCGCGTGCTGAGCACGGAAGGCAATCTGAACAACCATATCGGCGTGCCGCAAACACTGCTGCGCCTGGAGCGGCAGCATCAGATTGCGGTCGTCGAGATCGGCACCAACCATTTTGGAGAGATCGCCCATCTCTGTTCCGTTGCGGAGCCAACACACGTGCTGATCACAAACGTCGGCCGTGAACATCTGGAGTTTTTCGGCACCGTCGAGGGTGTAGCAAAGGCTGAAGGGGAAGCGTTCGAGTGGATTCGGAAGAACAGGCGGTCGAAAGCCGTCGGTTTCATCAACCAGGATGACGTTCGCGTCCGGAAACAGGCGAAGGGACTCAGGAAGGCAATCACATTCGGATTCAACAAAGGGCCTGCGATGTTGAAGGGAAAGATTCTTTCCTTTGACGATAACGCCCGCGCGCTCCTGGAAATGAAGCCGAAAGGAAAGAAAGCGTTCCGCGTGCAGGTCGCCGTCCCCGGACACCATAATGCGATGAACGCGCTGGCTGCCGCGGCGGTCGGGTTGGCGTTCAAGGTCCCGGCAAAAAGAATAGCGGAAGCCCTTTCTTCGTTTACTAGCGCCAGCAAGCGCATGCAGGTTCTGAAGTTGGACCGCATCACAGTGCTGAACGACACGTACAACTCCAATCCGGATTCAGCCCTCGCCGCGTTGAACGTGCTCGAGGGCGTGATCTCAAAGGGCAAGAAGATTGCAGTCCTGGCGGACATGCTGGAACTCGGTAAAAACGCAGCAGACGAACACGGGCGGATCGGCCGGGAAGTAGCGAAATCCGGAGTACGGCATCTCCTGACCTACGGCCCTCTTTCGCAGAACACTCACATTGAATCGACCGTGGTGTTCAAGTCGCACTTTGCCGAAAAGAAGCCGCTGTGTGAGCACCTCGCAGAGTTGATTTCGCCGGGCGATGTTGTGCTTGTCAAAGGTTCCAGGGGAATGAAAATGGAAGAAGTGGTGGCGTTTCTCGAAGAACGATTCAAACCAACTCAGAACGCACCTGATCAGGCAGCCTAG
- the mraY gene encoding phospho-N-acetylmuramoyl-pentapeptide-transferase, producing the protein MLYYLFSYLDKKFHIPGFGLFQYITFRAGLSAVTALVIAFWLGPKIIRMLKKHQIGEAAKLEAPKNHLSKAGTPTMGGLIVLASLVIPALLWNDLRNGYVLLILFVTIVLGAVGFLDDFLKVVKKKPKGLIGRYKIVGQVVVGLVVGGVIYFHPQWIDPTLVALKSKTTVPFFKHLEFDLGLFYIPIVIFIITATSNAVNLTDGLDGLAIGTVGIVALTLAIIAYVSGHAEWSKYLTIPFLKGNGELAIYCAALVGAALGFLWFNSYPAQVFMGDTGSLALGGVVGAMCVLMKKELLLPTLGGVFLMETVSVIVQRLYFKYTKKKYGEGRRVFKMAPIHHHFELLGWPEPKIVTRFYIIAILFMILSLATFKVR; encoded by the coding sequence ATGCTGTATTACCTCTTCTCATATCTCGATAAGAAATTTCATATCCCCGGCTTCGGCCTGTTCCAGTATATAACGTTTCGTGCCGGACTGTCGGCCGTTACTGCGCTGGTGATCGCCTTCTGGCTGGGACCAAAAATCATCCGCATGCTGAAGAAGCATCAGATCGGTGAAGCCGCAAAGTTGGAAGCACCTAAGAACCACCTCAGCAAGGCGGGCACGCCGACCATGGGGGGACTCATCGTTCTTGCATCGCTCGTCATTCCCGCCCTGTTGTGGAACGACCTTAGGAACGGCTATGTCCTTCTCATTCTCTTCGTGACAATTGTTCTCGGCGCTGTCGGGTTCCTGGATGATTTTTTGAAAGTTGTGAAGAAGAAGCCAAAAGGGCTCATCGGACGATACAAGATTGTGGGACAAGTCGTGGTCGGACTCGTGGTCGGCGGTGTCATCTATTTCCATCCTCAGTGGATCGACCCAACCCTCGTCGCCCTGAAATCGAAGACGACTGTTCCATTCTTCAAGCATCTGGAGTTCGACCTGGGGTTGTTCTACATCCCGATTGTCATCTTCATCATCACGGCGACATCCAACGCCGTAAACCTGACAGACGGACTCGACGGCCTGGCCATCGGCACTGTGGGAATCGTGGCGTTGACACTGGCGATCATCGCATACGTTTCCGGTCACGCAGAATGGAGCAAATACCTCACGATTCCGTTTCTCAAGGGTAATGGTGAACTTGCGATCTATTGCGCTGCGCTGGTGGGGGCGGCGCTCGGCTTCCTCTGGTTCAACTCCTATCCAGCCCAGGTATTCATGGGCGACACGGGGTCGCTTGCTCTTGGCGGTGTCGTCGGCGCTATGTGCGTGCTCATGAAGAAGGAACTGCTGCTGCCGACACTCGGCGGCGTTTTCCTGATGGAGACTGTCTCCGTTATCGTCCAGCGATTGTATTTCAAGTACACGAAAAAGAAGTACGGTGAAGGGCGCCGTGTCTTCAAGATGGCGCCGATTCATCATCACTTCGAATTGCTCGGGTGGCCCGAGCCGAAAATTGTGACGCGATTCTATATTATCGCGATTCTCTTCATGATTTTGAGTCTGGCGACGTTCAAGGTACGTTGA
- the murD gene encoding UDP-N-acetylmuramoyl-L-alanine--D-glutamate ligase produces the protein MDGAQLRGKSISVIGAARSGIAVARLLHNAGALVLVSDKTGAEKLQAEARSLSDLGIAHELGGHSERVYECSLMVISPGVPTNAPVVMEARKRGINVVSEVEVASWFCRSPIVAITGSNGKTTTTTLIGRILGDAKKKHAVAGNIGTAFSSVVLELDPAATAVLEISSFQLDHCDTFRPRISAILNITQNHMDRYDHSMEKYAEAKARIFMNQAGDDVLLYDADDEWTSKLAQKARCRRIPFSIRQTLAEGAFQEGGKLVTVLSGKRYEIIGVDDISIKGPHNLYNAMAASLVGQLSGVGPASIRATLRNFRGVEHRQEFVREVNGVRFYNDSKATSIDAVWYALQAFDRPIIMMLGGRDKGNDYSRITELVRKNVRAIVAMGESADKVEQAFAGIKPLQRAKSIDEAVLAAQSFAREGDVVLLSPACASFDWFENYEQRGRVFKELVKNL, from the coding sequence ATGGATGGTGCGCAGCTTCGCGGAAAAAGTATCTCCGTCATTGGCGCTGCACGGAGCGGCATCGCAGTCGCGCGGTTGCTGCACAATGCGGGAGCTCTGGTCCTCGTCAGCGACAAGACCGGAGCGGAGAAGCTGCAGGCGGAAGCCCGGTCGTTAAGCGATCTCGGCATCGCGCACGAACTGGGCGGACATTCCGAACGAGTGTACGAGTGTTCTTTGATGGTCATCAGCCCGGGAGTACCGACAAACGCTCCCGTGGTGATGGAAGCCCGAAAACGCGGAATTAATGTCGTCAGCGAGGTAGAGGTCGCGAGCTGGTTTTGCCGTTCTCCCATCGTCGCCATTACCGGATCGAATGGGAAGACAACGACGACCACCCTGATCGGGAGGATCCTCGGCGATGCAAAGAAAAAGCATGCAGTTGCGGGCAACATCGGCACGGCATTCTCATCTGTCGTTCTGGAACTGGATCCGGCAGCTACTGCAGTTCTGGAGATAAGCAGCTTCCAGCTCGATCATTGTGATACGTTCCGGCCGCGCATCTCCGCGATCCTGAACATTACGCAGAATCACATGGATCGCTACGACCACTCCATGGAGAAGTATGCGGAAGCGAAGGCCCGCATCTTCATGAACCAGGCCGGCGATGATGTCCTGCTCTACGATGCAGATGACGAATGGACATCGAAATTGGCGCAGAAGGCCCGGTGCAGACGCATCCCCTTCAGCATCCGGCAGACACTTGCGGAAGGGGCATTTCAAGAAGGCGGAAAACTTGTGACAGTCCTTAGCGGAAAACGGTACGAGATCATAGGCGTGGACGACATCAGCATCAAGGGTCCTCACAACCTGTACAACGCGATGGCTGCGTCGCTCGTGGGACAGTTATCAGGCGTCGGCCCCGCCTCCATCCGGGCGACGTTGAGGAATTTCAGGGGAGTGGAACACCGGCAGGAATTTGTCCGGGAAGTCAACGGCGTGCGGTTCTACAATGACTCCAAGGCAACGAGCATTGACGCGGTCTGGTATGCTCTCCAGGCCTTCGATCGTCCCATCATCATGATGCTCGGCGGACGAGACAAGGGAAATGACTACTCCAGGATTACTGAGCTGGTCCGGAAGAATGTTCGGGCCATCGTAGCCATGGGCGAATCGGCCGACAAGGTCGAACAGGCATTTGCCGGGATCAAGCCGTTGCAGCGCGCGAAGTCGATTGACGAAGCGGTGCTCGCCGCGCAGAGTTTTGCCCGGGAAGGTGATGTGGTCCTCCTCTCCCCTGCCTGCGCTTCATTCGATTGGTTCGAAAACTACGAACAGCGCGGCCGTGTGTTTAAAGAACTTGTGAAGAATCTGTAG
- a CDS encoding putative peptidoglycan glycosyltransferase FtsW, producing the protein MKRSQRNHIDLPTLVTVLILMVLSLAVVYSASSTWAMEKFGESNRLLNLHAMKVLLGLVALFVGMTIDYRKYKKWTKPAVILSIAFLMVTLVLGGEVKGATRWLRFGGLGLQPSEFAKFALLFHLCALISTKGDMIRDLKKGFMPMMIWIGTVAGLVLLQPNFSTGSMIILMSMVMLFISRARFSHLLGTMAAAIPVLVGVALTRPHVMQRIHMFLDGSSSGGKVGYQLMQGIIGFGNGGLFGVGPGLSKQRDFFLPESYGDFVFSIVGEEYGAVGTIFFMTVFLIIMLRGFKIAKFARDEFGRLLAIGITSVVTLYALVNAGVTLGILPTTGLPMPFVSYGGSSLLFTSFAVGVLLNISAQTDMHPRAEKVPEQPLAAPLIEDKTAKVY; encoded by the coding sequence ATGAAACGATCACAGCGAAATCATATTGATCTGCCGACGCTCGTCACCGTTCTGATTCTGATGGTGCTGAGCCTCGCCGTCGTCTATAGCGCATCATCGACATGGGCGATGGAAAAGTTCGGAGAAAGCAACCGGCTGCTCAATCTGCACGCCATGAAGGTTCTTCTCGGCCTGGTGGCGTTGTTCGTGGGCATGACGATCGATTACAGGAAATACAAAAAATGGACAAAGCCTGCGGTGATCCTTTCCATCGCATTCCTGATGGTCACGCTGGTCCTGGGCGGCGAAGTCAAAGGAGCCACGCGGTGGTTGCGGTTTGGCGGATTGGGCTTGCAGCCGTCTGAGTTCGCGAAGTTCGCGCTCCTCTTCCACCTGTGCGCGCTCATCTCAACAAAAGGGGACATGATCCGGGATTTGAAGAAGGGCTTCATGCCCATGATGATCTGGATCGGGACCGTTGCGGGGCTTGTCCTCCTGCAGCCGAATTTCAGCACGGGATCGATGATTATCCTCATGAGCATGGTCATGCTCTTCATCAGCCGCGCACGGTTTTCGCATTTGCTCGGCACGATGGCCGCGGCGATACCGGTGCTGGTTGGCGTCGCCTTGACGCGTCCCCACGTGATGCAGCGTATCCACATGTTTCTGGATGGAAGCTCGAGCGGCGGAAAAGTCGGTTATCAGCTGATGCAGGGCATCATCGGATTCGGCAATGGCGGATTGTTTGGCGTCGGACCGGGGCTCAGCAAGCAGCGTGATTTCTTTCTTCCCGAGTCGTACGGCGATTTTGTCTTCTCCATCGTCGGCGAGGAGTATGGCGCCGTCGGGACGATTTTTTTCATGACGGTTTTTCTCATCATTATGCTTCGCGGCTTCAAGATCGCGAAGTTCGCCCGTGACGAGTTCGGCCGGTTGCTCGCAATCGGCATCACGAGCGTCGTCACATTGTATGCGCTTGTCAATGCCGGCGTGACGCTGGGAATCCTCCCGACGACCGGTTTGCCAATGCCGTTCGTGAGCTATGGCGGTTCGTCGCTGCTCTTTACGTCGTTCGCTGTCGGCGTCCTCTTGAATATCTCGGCACAGACGGACATGCATCCGCGCGCCGAGAAAGTGCCGGAACAGCCCCTCGCGGCACCGCTGATAGAAGACAAGACAGCAAAGGTGTATTGA
- the murG gene encoding undecaprenyldiphospho-muramoylpentapeptide beta-N-acetylglucosaminyltransferase has protein sequence MGTQAPNILLAGGGTGGHLFPALAIADEIKRLEPSSRFLFLGTKGKIEARVVPLRGYPFRTIWISGFHRRLTVDNLLFPVKVVVSFVQSLFVIRQFRPDIVIGTGGYVCGPILFAASLLGIPTVIHESNSFPGVTTRVLAKRVTAVFIAFDAARRWLKRTDHVRLVGTPTREILGTVTQEESRSFFHIAAEKKTLLVFGGSLGAASINDAVLQSLRELLKAGIQLVWQTGQGDYERVQKAAAGKDIGWLGPFIDRMEFAFGAADLVVCRSGATTLAELTKVGKPAILVPYPSAAGDHQTHNARSLADGGAAVMIADKDVRQNLRAIVLGLMNDSRRLDTMSTASARLGKPGASREIATAILGMIR, from the coding sequence TTGGGAACACAGGCTCCAAACATTTTGCTCGCCGGCGGTGGAACAGGAGGGCATCTCTTCCCTGCCCTGGCGATCGCTGATGAAATCAAGCGGTTGGAGCCGTCTTCGAGGTTTCTGTTCCTCGGAACAAAAGGGAAAATCGAAGCAAGGGTCGTGCCTCTGCGCGGCTACCCTTTTCGAACGATTTGGATCAGCGGGTTCCACAGGAGATTGACGGTCGACAATCTCCTTTTCCCGGTCAAAGTGGTTGTTTCTTTCGTTCAATCGCTCTTTGTCATACGTCAGTTTCGCCCGGATATCGTCATCGGCACCGGCGGCTATGTGTGCGGACCGATCCTGTTCGCCGCTTCGCTGCTCGGCATTCCGACGGTGATCCACGAATCGAACAGCTTTCCCGGCGTGACAACGAGGGTTCTCGCGAAACGGGTGACCGCAGTCTTCATAGCATTTGATGCGGCACGGCGATGGCTGAAGCGGACCGATCATGTCCGCCTTGTCGGAACGCCGACTCGTGAGATCCTGGGAACGGTGACACAGGAAGAAAGCCGCTCGTTCTTTCATATTGCAGCGGAGAAAAAAACACTCCTGGTGTTCGGCGGAAGCCTCGGGGCTGCATCCATCAACGACGCGGTTCTCCAATCGCTTCGGGAGCTTCTCAAAGCCGGCATACAACTCGTCTGGCAGACGGGGCAAGGCGATTACGAACGAGTACAGAAGGCCGCTGCCGGTAAGGATATTGGCTGGCTTGGCCCATTCATTGACAGGATGGAATTTGCCTTCGGGGCCGCAGACCTGGTCGTTTGCCGCTCAGGTGCGACGACCCTGGCTGAGCTGACGAAGGTTGGAAAACCGGCAATACTCGTTCCGTATCCTTCTGCGGCTGGAGACCACCAGACACACAACGCCCGGTCTCTCGCAGACGGCGGTGCGGCAGTGATGATCGCCGACAAGGATGTACGACAGAATCTTCGGGCGATCGTGCTTGGGCTGATGAACGATTCGCGGCGATTGGACACGATGAGCACGGCAAGCGCCCGGCTGGGGAAGCCCGGGGCCAGCCGGGAAATCGCAACAGCAATTCTGGGAATGATTCGATAG